The following nucleotide sequence is from Trifolium pratense cultivar HEN17-A07 linkage group LG2, ARS_RC_1.1, whole genome shotgun sequence.
AACAACCCATCGTTGGGTTTAAGAATTGTTTTAACTATGTTTGAATCTCTTCCTTATATTCAATCTCAAATATTATCCATGAAATTTCCTCCATCAGTTCTTATTGTGGATCTCTTTGGTACTATGGCTTTACCTATGGCACGTGATCTCCACATGTCTACTTATGTTTTCTTTGCAACAAATGCTTGGTTTTCTGCTGTTAGTATTTACCTTCCTTTCATAACAAAGGAAGCGTTTTCTAGACACGCGAATGATCATGAACCGCTTTTGATTCCGGGTTGTGAACCGCTTCGGTTTGAGGATACACTTGAAACGTTTGTCGCCCCATGGGGGCCTATTCACGAAGGCTACGTTGAAGCCGTAAAGGAGATATTGTCAGTTGATGGGATTCTTATGAATACGTGGCAAGATTTAGAGCCGACAGCTATTAAGGCCGTTACAGAAAATGGAATTTTGGGACAGTTTGCTAAAGGACCGGTTTATTCAATTGGACCGCTTGTGCGAACCGTTGAACCAAAGGAGAAGACCGAGGGTGAGAAATTAATTTTAAGTTGGCTTGACAAGCAACCAGATGAGTCGGTGATATATTTGTCGTTTGGAAGTGGTGGGACGATGTCAGAAGCTCAGATGAGAGAATTGGCTTATGGGTTAGAGTTGAGTAAGCAGAGGTTTATTTGGGTGGTGCGACAACCCATGGAGGAAGATGCATCTGCGGCGTTTTTCAACATAGGGAAGGGTGGTGATGGATTGGCAGTGGTGGATTACTTACCAGAGGGGTTTGTGAATAGGACTTCAGAGTTGGGGATTTGTGTCCCCATGTGGGCCCCACAGGCTGAGATTTTAAAACATCCAGCAACAGGTGGTTTTGTAACACATTGTGGTTGGAATTCTGTCTTGGAGAGTATCCTTAGCGGTGTTCCTATGGTTGCATGGCCCCTTTATGCCGAGCAAAAGATGAATGCTACTTTGTTGTCAGAGGAGCTTGGGGTGGCAGTGAGGGTGAAGGCAACTGATGGAGGAATCGTTTATAGGGAGCAAATAGCAATGTTGATTAGAAGAGTGATGGTGGACGAAGATGATATATGCATGAGGGTTAAAGTTAAGGAGTATAAGCTAAGCGGAGAGAAAGCTCTTTCTATGTTCGGTTCTTCTCATGAGTCGCTTTGTCAAATGGCGAAAGATTGTGAAGTTCATCTTCACTTGAATTCTGAGGCAAAATGTCGGGGTGCttaaacaataaataagacatgTTATGcatttacataattttttattgtaatttagtTACTATATGCAATcaataaattgtgttttttttttttatgaatacaCATAGCTCCtgttttttgttgtttctttaatcACGCTTAACTCATACTGTATTATTAATCATCAAATGCTTAATACAGTgtgatatataaatatataatcaaCTAtttagcgtgtgtttggttctgcggcggagagaattgattttgacagaattgattttgtaaaattgattctggccaaaattgattttaagctgaagtggtttatgtttggatatattcatgaaaaagtgagttgaacaaaaaatttgagtgtaaaaatcaattctagaatcagaagctacgatttctagcttcaagtagaatcaattctggaggcagaatcaattctacttttgagaaaccaaacaagtcagaatcaattctacacgttcagaatcaattctggatgctccagaattgaaaccaaacatacacttaatgACTAGCTAGGATACATGAAACTCTTAATAAAACtttcctctattttttttttttttttagcgtTTAGTAAAGAATGTTATTCACTCAAATTCGAACCAAACTCATTCACATGGACACTGTCTCCCTGCACATAATGGAATAACACTTCTATTATTCTATACATGAAATGTATAATCTAATATTGGAAGGCACATAAACAAAATTTCCgtcaagaaaaaaataaacaaaatttacgTTAAATTTAACTATAAAAACTATTCCTTTctcacaaaagaaaaaaaactataaaaactaATCCACATGACGTGTTGTAATTTGTGAACAAAACCTATGAGATAGCTTTGTCTTTTGTTAATTGGTGTTAATCCTTCGAGCCTTGTGGAATTCAAATGAGTTGTAAATTATATCTAAAAGTGTTAACACTACATGTCTAAGTCAGGAATCAAATTTAGGATATTGATTAATAAGTTAGAAGAGACTCGAATCATCTCATCTAAATGCTTTTGGATAGAggcaattaattttataaattacatTATAGAAAACAAGAGGACGAGAGCTTTATGTTATAATCGGTTGATTGATGCATTATTCAAATGTTATGTGAGTCATATATACTTACACTGTCTATGTTACTATGTAGACTTTTACGGGTCTATCTCCAAACATTTACCCATTTAACAAGTACTCCTATTGATGCTAATTTTTATGATATTCTATTGTCCACCATTGAGACATATATTGTGTGTCGACTTTtctttgtcaaacaaaataaaacctCTTGTCGTTTAGGGAGAAAAAAACTAGATTaaaatttggtatttttttttatatattattgggATCTATCAAGATTTTATTAAACACTATTTATTTTGAGggttataaatattaaattattttaaatttcttttaaattttacgTAAATGATCCATGAAATATGAATGTTGTAaaatacacacacacaaaaagGCTTCCTTCAAATCGCAAACATGTAAGCCCCCTAAAATTTAGTATAACATAATTTAATTCTTCGACTAAAAATATTAGCCCCCTAATAATTTATGTCTAATTCCGCCTCTGAATGAGATAATGCTccaatcttttatattataagcttgtatacacaagcaaactctaaaccctaatttgttttctctgttttccctccattttattttgcaatttttattaaaaaataatacaattttgtcttgaataggattcgaacccacaacccctcaatgcaaggcaatatttctaaccactatggcaagtataccaattttgattaaaattatgtgcaataattgataagcaccatcaattttaaaagtatatcatatcaaaattattgttgactatattattcatcacgaaatatttttatgtttttcctgatcaatgattttttttctaccggatcatatttttatgtctttcctgatcaatgatttttttctaccggatcataaatttagagaataattatcatgtgagatttggaaagttattatcacgtgtaatttggaaagttattatcaaactcaattctgctaaatcaattttttttgcaatacaaccaaacacaatcatagtcatatcactaatcacattcattattttgattttaacattgcagatttaatattaaccgatgatcaattgatacaatatgcactaccagaccaattgtgatttaaattatgtccacaaagtgttaagctccatcaactctCATAGGAAAaatttcatacgataattaagcaccatcaattttcattgcacaatttaaacaattaaaaaccgataatctcttatattataagtttgctAACATAagttaaccctaaaccaaattttttcccctctcattttctctttctttttattgcagctttatattaaaaaaatacagatttgtcattgaacctgcatcccttacttacaataaaacctttcaaccgctaaaacatgtgcttcaattatgaaagaatttaggaaacataatatataaaccctgttttcaataaatttgaacggcggaattaatcacaatttttatttatttatggatgtctacttaagtttatgttcttgattatgtctttaattttttttttaacctttaattatcatcaattttttaacctttagttatcagcaattattttttaataagtaaacaaaacgatgtggttccaaaattatttaaaaaatatataaaatataaaataagcacataaacaaatatagaataattagtccatgaaattctctatactactcttattgaaaatgctcttgatatttttgtattttattttttattgttacatattacacctaattagactcatgcaccgcatgagtcaaagttctagtttaagataaaaattaaattgatgtggcttttgaatttttcaaattgatttacaattttttatttaaattgatttaGAGGTAATGGGCCATATTCATGCAATAGATCGAGTCACCTTTCATCATAAGTCATAACTATATAGTATACAATTATGCATGGTCAACTATTCATGTATTCTTTGGcttattattgaaataataataGTTACAACTTCCAACACATTTCTATCTAAGAACTTTATCCCAAATTTTGAACTTCAATCTTACTAGGTCATAACACCTTCTTAGAACAAAgttatataaaaaaactaactcaaattttaatatttttatagaaaCAAGTTACCAATCACCGAAAAGAAATCTTTAATACTTGAGTACAAAATATAAATGGTTATGGGGCATCACCccttttattcaaaaaataaatagaaattggGACATCATGGTGTCACTCGCTGCCAAAGACGGTAAGAAACATTTTGCTAATATTTGTGACCGGAGGAAGTATTATAAAATAACCAAGAAAATTAACAGAGATATTACAAATTATAATAGAAATTGGGATTCAAATTTTGGtattctcacttattcatcttaaaaaatgaattttagtcactaagctacttgacaaaaaaatcattatattcgaatttcaattattttttgcttattgAGATTATAGAGAACACGtcattgaatttgatttttatgtgaagaaaatataatttgattATGAACCGCACAATATTTAATCCGGtcaaaatagaaaatcaaatttaaagaTAATGCTAATAAAATGGTGAGAAATCATAAAAGCCAACAACACAGTCATAGTTATTATGGAAGAAAGTCAAGACGGACCACAGATCTATGACGCAGACTCTATCGTATTAAATTGCATTAATTCAGTTGAGTAAACGATGGCATTTAACAAGGGTGGAATTCGGTCAAAAAAACTagggtggaaaaaaaatttgcaaacCGATCTAAACTGAATAATCATAACCGAAAAATAGTCAAGTGGGCGGGTCGTCATGTTATCAATCACGTATTTTCATTTTTGGATGGGTTGAAATGGGTGGGTTCGATTTTCTAAAATCAACCAAACGGTAATCGAACCCGTCCAGATTGCATAaactataatattttgttttattcaaTACTCTCTCTGTCtaaatatataagattttttttgcaaaatttggttattttataatacttcctccggtcacaaatattagcaaaaaaaattatttatgcggtgtttaagaaattttgttaaatatagttaattttattgatttaatgcaaaatatgagttaagtttactatgtTACCCCTTTTGAAAAGTATAAAAgtgtaaaaatgaaataaatgtctaaaaaaatagaattaaataaaggtattaggaatagtagtattaattagtttaaaagtagttaatttttgcttataaaagtgaccaaaatttgaagtatttttttgcttataaatgtgACCGAAGGGAGTACTTTTTTCAAAGTTCAagatttgaagtgtttttttgcttataaatatgaCCGAATGGGGTACTTTTTTCAAAGTTCAAGATGCATTAATTAAACTTTCACAAAATACCCCCTAATTAAATGAAGAAATGTAAAAGAtcattatttttctctcttacTAATTGAAACGTAATTTTGTAAATTGTTGacaaatttaatacaaaaatcACTTTTCTTAATTCTTGTGCTTTTGTGAAAGAGATCTTATATATTGGGACGGAGCGAGTATatataaaacatgataaaaTGATTGGACATATCTCGAAACACAAGTCTCAAAATTGTTACAGTATGTTTCTTTAAAAAGTGGAAACCGAAAACAACTAGTAGTCAAAAACCACtagcataataataataatttttttttttcacatctCATTACCTGAAACGAAAGTTGCaagaaacaaatatttctcCATTAACACGTACATAATAATAACTAGGTTTACCTCTAGCAACACAACTCAATATTTCATCTCATCTTTttgttcatcatcatcactatcCTCTTTTTTCTcatatcttaatttattttctgtgtttttgtTATTGGTAGATATTTTGTATTTtcgtttaaattttttctttagttgttttgtttaaaattgaattaatcGACCCATCAAATCGTCAATATGCACAAACCAAACCCGTAAAAATTGAACCTTGAAAAAAGGTTGGATTGGGTCTGCTGATTGCAACCACAGATTAGATCGAATGATATTTTTAGACCTATACCGTCCTACCCAACCCGTTATTCACCTCTACATTTAACATGGAAAAATAGTACAGTATTTCctcgtaaaaaaaaactatttaatcaATTCGGGAGACACTTTTATTATAATCACTCAATACTAGAGTATATTATGTAAAGAGATAGTGATGTATAAAAGTTGTCAAAATCGtcttaaaaaaagttttcaaaaacatatttacaatgtagtaaaaaaaattaagataatatacaattttttttaatccattATATGTTTCATTTTAACATTAATTCATTCTATATTATTAcccttttttttgacaaaatctaTATTATTACATCAGAGAATATTtgtatgaaataaaataatgaccAGACATGTTTCAAATTTAAGATCATTTCGCTAATACCtggtaaatataaatataaatctttCTAAAAAACACCCTcactctaaatttttattattaaaaaataggaaatattttcttttcacTCAATTATTATTTGCTAAAAGAAGGACATTGCTCCCTCATCGTATGAGGAATATTAGAGAGAACCGCAACTGAAACAAAAGGTATCACGCAATATTTGCTCAATCTGACAAAATTAACTCCCTAAAACTTTAAGTTACTGTTGAGTCTTACTATAAAGGGTAAACTTATGCTTCAAGTCATGTCCTATACGCAAGAACTGCAAGCAAATGTATTCTTTCACCACTGGGGAAGAAAACCACTTATCTTGACAGCCACCTAAAAATGGTTATACTCAATTACAAGCCGTCAAGCAAGAACTCTTGGAAATAACACTAAATTTGGCTCTTGTCATTTTCAAGCGAAAGGCACAAGTCTCCAACATCTTATTTACAATAATAGGTTGATGATGATAAAACTACTGGTGAGTGGGGGATAGAAAACTACTTATGTGTCCCgagagcttagctcagttggtaagacattgcattatatatgcaggggggGGCGGAATTCGAACTCcagtcatctcacttatccactttaagagtggaatttctagccactagactacttgacaaaaaagaaaaactacttTTGTGTCTCGTGCACCTCAGTTCATAGCTGTACATTAATTTGAATGGACTTGGGCTCGAATTCTGAATTCTCCACTTCTGTGTGTGAGTCTTACACTTAGACTACTTGAccccaaataaaataataaataactgTTACGTATGCAATTTTAAAATATGCAAACCATATATTATTAGCAGCAGAGTAAATGTACATCCTGTATACTAGTTTGAAGTAGTCATACCAATAAGATGTTTGAAATCTataatacaataaataaataataatatgaatacAGAAAGATAGCACAGATATATTACTCTGAAACAatgtaatttattaattacttTTCGATTCAAAACACAGCTCACACGATTACAGGTTCTGTAGCTTTCTTCAGCCATGCACTTTCAGCTTCATCCAAATATGGCGCCAAAATATCTCTACACTTCGAATGATAGGAGTTCAACCATTTTTTCTCTTCTGGATTTAGAAGGTTCAGGTCAATCAACTTTGTTTGATATGGTGCCTGGACGAGAAACATCAAACACTTACACCATGAAAAATCCAAACAAACATGGTTACATCATTGATGATATGGAATATGTTGTATTAGTTAACTCGCAAGTTGACtttgtattataaaatttaaatgagaatGGAAAAATGTAACAGAATTCGATATGCCGAAAAGATATTTTGATGGTAATAAGGGCgataaaattaacataaaataaagatcCCACGGGAAAAAGCTAAACACAATTAATACACAGTTTAGGACTTACCCAGGTAATATGCTCAAATGATAAGTAACCTTTATcaccaaaattataatttgtATCAGCCTTGTTGATAACAAGCACATTCTCCAATCTTATCCCAAATGCTCCATCCTCGTAGTAACCAGGTTCTAAAAACCAATTCCAATGAATAAAACCAAAGAAATTTAAGTATAATCGAACATTTGTGGACTTCTAATGGCTAGTAAAATAAATTGGAAAAGATTCAGAACAATCAaatgagaaaaaagaaaaatgatttgCTAATCCCATAGGCCACAGCACAGGCTATAACAATATCAAGATACTAACCATCTGTAACGGTCATGGAAGATTGCAGCGGTACATTTCGTGTTCTGAAACTGATTAAATGAGGTCCTGCACAAGTTATATGATATTAGTTTGAATTCTCATTTTGAATTGACATGAAAAtggaaataaattgaaaatagaatCAAATTAAGGAATAGGGAAATTGTGATAGTTGATCTATACCTTCATGGACATTCAGGTAGGACCCAATACCGTGACCAGTTCCATGTCGATAATCAAGACCATACTTCCACAAAGGAATTCGAGCAAGAATATCAAGTGAGTGACCTACAAGAATTTTAAGAAAGGGAAAAAGTAGCTAAGTTCTCATGTTTGAAATGGAGACTAGCTCAAATTATGCCCAAAGAATCTAACGCAAAATAGTCAAATTTTGTAATACCATTTGTCCCATTAGGAAATATAGCATTTCCCAGAGCAATGTGACCCTTCAGGACCTGCACCAAGTTAAGAAAATCAAGCAACTTAACATAAATCTTCATCgaagaataaataaaattgggaAAAAAGGACAATAACTGAAGTATGAACTCAGTTTGCAGACTAATAAGCTAGCAACTTTACTTTTATTAACaagatattaattattaaatgttaaaaagAGTTTCGCTTGCCAAAAAATCTAACACCAGGAGAATAATTACTAAACTT
It contains:
- the LOC123909682 gene encoding UDP-glycosyltransferase 72E1-like — protein: MVTPKIHAAILASPGMGHLIPTMELAKRLTTHHGFDVTVFIVTTDSSDSDRTTTSKILQQTSNFNGINVVVTPPVNVSDKLDPNNPSLGLRIVLTMFESLPYIQSQILSMKFPPSVLIVDLFGTMALPMARDLHMSTYVFFATNAWFSAVSIYLPFITKEAFSRHANDHEPLLIPGCEPLRFEDTLETFVAPWGPIHEGYVEAVKEILSVDGILMNTWQDLEPTAIKAVTENGILGQFAKGPVYSIGPLVRTVEPKEKTEGEKLILSWLDKQPDESVIYLSFGSGGTMSEAQMRELAYGLELSKQRFIWVVRQPMEEDASAAFFNIGKGGDGLAVVDYLPEGFVNRTSELGICVPMWAPQAEILKHPATGGFVTHCGWNSVLESILSGVPMVAWPLYAEQKMNATLLSEELGVAVRVKATDGGIVYREQIAMLIRRVMVDEDDICMRVKVKEYKLSGEKALSMFGSSHESLCQMAKDCEVHLHLNSEAKCRGA